The Leptospira stimsonii genome has a window encoding:
- a CDS encoding helix-turn-helix domain-containing protein codes for MEFVKFKALVANKIKEIRLKKKITQEGAAGLKIGVRTYQRIESGETSPNIESIFVIARNLGVHPKEIFDVSLEEKTKTHSNKEK; via the coding sequence GTGGAATTTGTTAAATTTAAAGCGTTAGTTGCTAATAAGATAAAAGAAATCAGACTTAAGAAAAAAATCACCCAAGAGGGTGCGGCCGGATTGAAGATAGGGGTCAGAACTTACCAGAGAATTGAATCAGGCGAAACATCACCTAATATTGAGAGCATTTTTGTTATAGCGAGAAACCTTGGGGTTCATCCAAAGGAAATTTTCGATGTAAGTTTAGAGGAAAAAACTAAAACGCATTCAAATAAAGAAAAGTAA